The genomic stretch CGGTTCCGGTACCCACTCGGCGCGCTGCCTCACCTACGACCCGCGCTGAGCCGCGAGAATCGAATCGGACCCCGGGTCGCCGATCGGCGCGGACAGGCCACGAGCCCGACAACGCGCCGCGCCGATCGATCCACGACCCGGTGCCGGTTCGCTCACGCGGTGGACACAGCGGAAATGTACCGATCGGCCATGCGGCGCTGCCCCAGACGAGCGAGCGGCCCGGCGAGCCGCAGATACCACACCGCAGGGCGAGAGAACGCCGTGACCACGGCGTACACCGACTCGTCGGCCGGGTCGTACTCCACCGCGAACAGTTCCTCCCCGCTGACCGGATGCCCCGGCAGCGTGCCGTAGGCGAATCCGCGACGGTCCGGCTCGTCCACGACATACACGACCCGGCAGGCCGCGGATATCGCCACGGGCCCCACACCCAACCGCACCACCACGCGTGTTCCCGGTGCGGCGACGGGCGAACTCGCGGAGTGGAAAACGCCCGCGCCATCGAGCATCCGATACGCCATGACCTCGGCACCCGCGCGCTCGAACAGTGCCCGACCACGTCCGATCCGGCGCCGCCGGGTGAAAAGGTGATAACCGGTCGGTGTCCGGCCCGCCGTGGCGCCGACTGCTGAATAGGTGAAACCGCTCGCGCCGTCGTCACTCACACGTCCATTCTGCACCGGAACACCCGATCGGAAGCGCGTCGCCGAGCGCTGTGCGAACGATCAGCCGGCCCCGTTCGTGGCCACGTAGATCAGCAGCGCCATCATCAGAGCGACCGCTCCCAGCAGGCCGCCGACAAGGGCATCCGCCCGATTAGTCGCGATGCCGCGATCCACCCGATCCCAGCCGACGAAACCCGCTGCCACCGCGGCCAATCCAGCCGGTGCGGACAGAATCTCCCCCACGAGCGGGATGAACGTGAACCCGAGCGCGAAGATGCCGAGTACCAGGGCCGCCAACCCGACACCGTTACCGGTCGGCGGGTTGTGGTCGGGGACCGGTGCCATACCGAGGAGCGTAGCCGTGATGCGGCCCCGGTGGCCCGATGGCAGGATCTCCGCACGTGGGGCCCTGGTGGGGCGCGAAGACGGCTCCGGTGACCAGTACCGACCGGGCGTGGTTCAGCAGCTGGTCGGCGCGGGCTCGCCCCGGAATCGTGCTTCGACGTAATTCCAGGCGTCGGCGAACCCGGCGACAGCCGCCGTCATGTGCTCGGCGATGTCGTAGGGCACCATCTGCACCGGTGCCCCCGCCTTGCAGTAGCGCTCGGCGGTCTCGGCGAGCGGGCCGAACGCGGTGAGAGTGTCGTAGCGGCCTTGCCACAGATAGGTGGGAACGGTGGGGACGCCGGGGAAATCGCGCAAGCTGTTCTCGCGCAGCACTTCTCGCGCCTGTGGGCTGTCCATCAGGCTCTTGGAGGCGGCCATCTGCTCGGCGCTGCGGAAGGCGCCGTGGAAGAGCAGGAAGCGACGGCAGGCGTCGTGGGTGAACTCCCGGAACCACAGACCGTTCTCGTTCAGCTGGTCCGAGATCGGCAGGCGGTCGGGGTATTCGCGCTCCAGGCCCATCGCGGCGGCGAAGGCGAGACCGAAGCCGGGGTGCGGGTCGAAACCGAGGCTGAGGGCCATCTGTTCCAGGTCGGCGGGGACACCGCCCGCGACCGCCGCGGCGAGTTTCAGGTCAGGAGCGTAGGTGGGCTGCAAGGCGGCCGCCCAGGCGGTGGCCATGCCGCCGCCGGAGTAGCCGGCGATCGCCACCGGTGAATCGGCCAGGCCCAGTTCGGTGACACGCTGCGCCGCTTTCACGCTGTCGAGGGTCACCATGCCGCTGAGCTTCGCGGCGCCGTAGGCGACGTTGGGGCCGAGGTAGTCGGGCAGGGAGATGGCCCAACCGCGGCCGATGGGCAACATCGCGCCGACGGCGTCCTGCAGTTCGCCGTTGAACAGCGAGCGCGAGGGGTTGCAGCGCGAGCCGAGCGAATTGATCAACGCCTGGTAGGAAACCAGCGGCGGGTTGCGTACGCCCACGGGGATCAGCACGGTGGTGACGCCCATGATCGGGTTGCCGCCGGAGTTGGTGGAGCGGAAAGCCACCTGCCAGCCTTCGGTGCCCACATAGGGCATGGTGTCGATCCGGCGGGTCCGCACCACGTCACCGGGCTGCAGGGAGCCGAGGTCGGCGGGCGGGGCGTAGAACGGATCCGGGTCCGGCTGAGGGTAGAGCGGTTCGGCTTGGGCGGGCGCGCCCACGACGCCGAGCGAAAGGATGCTCAGGATCAAGATCAGGATGCGGGTCACGACTGTCGACACGGTCTTCCTTCACACATCGGGTAGCACCGAGGAGCGCCGTGGCATGGGGCCGCGGCGGCCATCGGTGAATGAACTGGCGGGACGTGCGACACAGCGTACGGCGGCGTCCGCTGGGTCGGATGCCCGTGTTCGCGGCTGCGGCACCGTTCGCGGCGAACATAGCGCAATCACGTTGTCGCCGAGGAGGTCACGAACCCGATGGTGGGAATTATCACAGCGGGACAGGGTTTCGTAGGTGGCGCAAGGGGTGTGGACCGAGGCGCTGCCCCGGTTTCCACCTACGGTGACAGCGGTAGCCGTTGTGTCGGTGCAGAATCAGGCTCAGCCTGTGCCGGGCACGCCCGGCAACCCGGGGAGCGGTGCAGCGGCACCCCAGGTTGTCGGGCGTGCCGCTGCACTCGGCGCCCGGAGGTGACAGCGCTCCTCACGGCCGTCGTGACCGAGGCGGATCAGCCTTCCTGGGCTGCCAGATCCACCAGTGCGGCCGCGAGCCGGAAGAACTTGTTGCTCCCGAGGTCGCCGATGGTCTTGATGCCCAACGCCTCGAACAACTGCGCGTCGTGCTTCTCCGCCAATCCCGCCAACGCCGAGGGCGGAGCAGCCAGCAGCTCCGTCAGCGACTTGTCCTCGAAAGCCTTGTCGAGAACCTTGTCCAGCACCACAGGGACAGCCACGTCCGACTCCTTCGTTCGACCAGTCTGCAACACGGCCACGAAACCGTGACCGCACCGACCCGCATGCGTAATCGGCTGTTACAGAGCGTAGTTCATCGTCAGATGTCCCAGGTCGGTGGTGTTGCCCGATCGCCTCGGGCGCGTGGTGGACGCTTACCCGCCGCCGAGCGCGTGGCGGCGAGCGGGACATTGCGCGCCGTGACCTCGACCGCGAATCGGCGCCGGATAGATGTGCTGATGGTTCGCTAGACTCGGAATCAGCACTTCCTGCGTGCGGAGAAAGGGTATGGACGACTACGACAGGCTCGGCCGTTCGAGTCGTGACCGTCGGTGGCGGTCATGACCGCGGACACGGTCGTGAACGTGTTGTTCGTCGTGGTGTTCATCCTGATCGGTGGCGTGTTCGCCGCCGCTGAGATCGCCCTGGTGACGTTGCGCGAGAGTCAGCTGCGGTCGCTCGAGCGGCGGGGCAGGCGCGGCGCCAGGACCGCCGCTTTGGCTCGGAATCCGAACCGGTTCTTGTCCGCGGTCCAGATCGGGGTGACCGTGGCCGGGTTCTTCTCGGCCGCCTACGGCGCCTCGACGATCGCACCGGATTTCAGCCCTGTCCTGCGGGAATGGGGGTTGTCCGAGGAGGCGGCGAACGCGGTGGCGTTGATCGCGACCACGTTGGTGATCGCGTATCTGTCGCTGATTCTCGGCGAGCTGGTACCCAAACGCCTCGCACTGCAGCGCACGACGGGGGTGTCGCTGGCGACGGCGTCGCCGCTGGATCGGTTCGCCACGGTGATGTCGCCGGTGATATGGCTGCTGTCGGTATCCACCGATGCGCTCGTGCGCCTGCTCGGCGGGGATCCCGGGCACAAGGGCGAGGAGATGACCCACGACGAGCTCCGGGAGTTGCTGACCGGTCATCGCGGCATTCCCGACGAAGAACGCCAGATGCTCGCCGAGGTCTTCGATGCCGGGGAACGCAGTCTGGCCAAGGTGATGAGGCCCAGGACCGAAGTGGACTTCCTCGACGCGGACCTGGCCGTGAACGAGGCTCGTGAGCGAGCGATCGAAGCCGGGCACAGCCGGTATCCGGTCGCTCGATCTTCCCTCGACGATGTTCTCGGTTTCGTTCATCTGCGTGACTTGCTGCGCGCTGGAGAGTCCGAGAACCGGACGGTCGCCGGCTTGTGTCGGCCGCTGCTGCAGTTGCCTGCCTCGAAATCCGCGCTTGCCACACTCACGCTGATGCGCCGGGGCAATACGCAACTGGTCCTCGTGGTCGATGAGTACGGTGGCACCGCCGGTATCGCCACCGTGGAGGACATCGTCGAAGAGATCGTCGGGGAGATCGGCGACGAATTCGATCCGCTGCCGAGCGGCGCCAACCATTCGGCCGCCACGGGGGCGCCCCATCGCATCGATGGGCTGCTGATCGTGGAAGACGCCGAACAGATCTTGGGTATCACCTTGCCCGACGGCCCTTACGAAACCGTCGCGGGCTGCGTCCTGCACCATCTGCAGCGTATCCCTCAGATCGGGGACAGTGTGGTGATCGAAGGCCATCGGTTCACGGTGAGCGATCTGGACGGCAAACGCATCGCCGCGCTACGAGTCACGCCCCAGCGTGCCTCGGCACCGTAGTGTCCCCTCGGCGTCCCGGGCCTGGAAGTCGCCCGGCCGCAGTGCGCTCGGCCGGGAGGATATCGTTCACAGGATCGGGATATCGGGTGGTATCTCGACGGCGGAGAGAATCGGCAGATCGACATCGCCGATCCTGCGGTGTTCCGCCCGATCCTGGTGTCGCGATGATCCAGGAGGGATCGTGAACCGGGCAATGGTCGACAGCGCGGTCACGATGTCTCGACCGCGGATGCGCCGGGAGGCCGGCCGCGATGGCCGGGTCCTCGGTGAAGTTCTGTCGGGTTCCTGCCCCTGTACCTCGAGCAGAAGAGAGCTGATGAGACGCACCTCGCGCGGAAATCGACAACCCGGCCCGCTCCGGGAGGATCGCCTTCCTCGAAGCCATCCCGAGGTGACGTCGTGCTGACCGCGCTGAATATCGTGCTCGGCGTGGTCGTGGTGCTGCTGATCACCGCGTTGACGGGGTACTTCGTCGCTCAGGAATTCGCCTACATGGCGGTGGACCGCTCCCGGCTCAAAGCGCGCGCTGTGGAGGGCGACGTGGCTGCCGAGCGCGCGTTGCGGGTGACCCGCCGGACATCCTTCATGCTGTCCGGCGCTCAGCTGGGGATCACCGTGACGGGACTGCTCGTCGGCTATGTGGCCGAACCCCTCATCGGCCGCGGCCTCGGCGAACTGCTCGGCGGGGTGGGGGTGCCCACCGCGGTCGGCATCGCGGTCGGCGCGGTGCTGGCCATCGCGTTCTCGACGTTGGTGCAGATGCTGTTCGGGGAGTTGGTGCCCAAGAACCTCGCCATCGCCCGACCCGAGCCGGTGGCCCGGTGGCTGGCGGCGTCGACGACGGTGTATCTGAAGATCTTCGG from Nocardia higoensis encodes the following:
- a CDS encoding hemolysin family protein — translated: MTADTVVNVLFVVVFILIGGVFAAAEIALVTLRESQLRSLERRGRRGARTAALARNPNRFLSAVQIGVTVAGFFSAAYGASTIAPDFSPVLREWGLSEEAANAVALIATTLVIAYLSLILGELVPKRLALQRTTGVSLATASPLDRFATVMSPVIWLLSVSTDALVRLLGGDPGHKGEEMTHDELRELLTGHRGIPDEERQMLAEVFDAGERSLAKVMRPRTEVDFLDADLAVNEARERAIEAGHSRYPVARSSLDDVLGFVHLRDLLRAGESENRTVAGLCRPLLQLPASKSALATLTLMRRGNTQLVLVVDEYGGTAGIATVEDIVEEIVGEIGDEFDPLPSGANHSAATGAPHRIDGLLIVEDAEQILGITLPDGPYETVAGCVLHHLQRIPQIGDSVVIEGHRFTVSDLDGKRIAALRVTPQRASAP
- a CDS encoding DUF1990 family protein → MSDDGASGFTYSAVGATAGRTPTGYHLFTRRRRIGRGRALFERAGAEVMAYRMLDGAGVFHSASSPVAAPGTRVVVRLGVGPVAISAACRVVYVVDEPDRRGFAYGTLPGHPVSGEELFAVEYDPADESVYAVVTAFSRPAVWYLRLAGPLARLGQRRMADRYISAVSTA
- a CDS encoding lipase family protein yields the protein MSTVVTRILILILSILSLGVVGAPAQAEPLYPQPDPDPFYAPPADLGSLQPGDVVRTRRIDTMPYVGTEGWQVAFRSTNSGGNPIMGVTTVLIPVGVRNPPLVSYQALINSLGSRCNPSRSLFNGELQDAVGAMLPIGRGWAISLPDYLGPNVAYGAAKLSGMVTLDSVKAAQRVTELGLADSPVAIAGYSGGGMATAWAAALQPTYAPDLKLAAAVAGGVPADLEQMALSLGFDPHPGFGLAFAAAMGLEREYPDRLPISDQLNENGLWFREFTHDACRRFLLFHGAFRSAEQMAASKSLMDSPQAREVLRENSLRDFPGVPTVPTYLWQGRYDTLTAFGPLAETAERYCKAGAPVQMVPYDIAEHMTAAVAGFADAWNYVEARFRGEPAPTSC